TGATCCTGGCCATAATATTCGTCAAACAGTTTCTGATAACCAGCCTGATAGAATGGGGCTTCCGGCTGAAGCAGATATAGAGCATCCGGGGTGTTACGATCCACAGACGCCGTCGTCCATAGCCGCCTTTTAATGAAGCAAACTATGGCGTCGGACGATTACGCAGACGTTGTAGTGAGCGTTAGCCGAACTATTTTTGCAGATGAAAAATCGGAACAGCTAAAACTTTTGGATAAAGAAAATAAAGACCTTGACTCAGAAATCTAAACTTTAGGAGGTCCCTTATGAAGCTGACCCCTCTAGATATACGCAAGCAGACCTTTAAGAAAAAATCCATGGGCGGATCGGATCCGTCCGAGGTCCAGGCTTTTCTGGAGATGGTAGCCGGCGAGGTGGAGGAGCTGATCCGGGAGAACACCAGCCTGGCCGAGCGGTTGGAGGGCCTGGAGACCAAGGTGGACGATTACCGCCGGATGGAGAAGACCCTTCAGGACACCCTGCTCTCGGCTCAGAAGACCTCCGAGGAGCTCCGCAAGAACGCGGAGCAGCGGGGCGATCTGATGATCAAGGAGGCCCAGTTCAAGGCCGACCAGATCATCGGCGAGGCCCGGGCCCGGCTGATGGACCTGCAGCGCCAGATCGCCGACCTCAAGAACATGCGCACCGGATACCTGGCCAAGTTCCGCAGCCTGCTGGATTCCCACCTGGAGATCCTGCAGTACCAGGAGATGGATTCCGGGGTCCGGATCCAGACCAACATCTTTGCCGGAAGCAAAAAGGAGGAGGCGCCCCCGGAGGCTAAGGCCCCCGAGATCCCCAGCCAGCCGGGCCGGGCCATGGACGAGCAGAAGATGGCCGACATGCAGAGGATGCTTTCCACCCTGATGGAGACCGCCAAGCTGACGATCCCCGAAGTCCCGCAGGCGGAAGAGCCGCCCCAGGTTCAAACCGAAACACCCACCCCCGGGGAAGAAATAAAATGAGCGAATTTAAACAGAAGATCCAGGAGACAGCCGACTTTCTTAAGTCAAGGACCAAGGTGGTGCCCCAGATCGGGATCATCCTGGGAACCGGGCTGGGCGGGCTGGTCAAAGAAATTGAGATCATAGACACCATCCCCTACGAGACCATCCCCAACTTTCCGGTCTCCACCGTGGAGAGCCACGCCGGCAAGCTGATCTTCGGCAAGCTCTCGGGGAAATTCGTGATGGCCATGCAGGGCCGCTTCCATTTCTACGAAGGCTACAGCCTGCAGCAGGTGACCTTTCCGGTGCGGGTGATGAAGGCCCTGGGGGTGAGGACCCTGATCGTCTCCAACGCCTGCGGCGGGGTCAACCCCGCCCACCGGGCCGGCGACATCATGCTGATCTCCGACCACATCAACCTGATGGGCGGGCACCCGCTGATCGGCAAGAACGACGAGACACTGGGCCCCCGCTTCCCCGACATGCACAACCTCTATGACCAGGAAC
The window above is part of the bacterium genome. Proteins encoded here:
- a CDS encoding DivIVA domain-containing protein, with translation MKLTPLDIRKQTFKKKSMGGSDPSEVQAFLEMVAGEVEELIRENTSLAERLEGLETKVDDYRRMEKTLQDTLLSAQKTSEELRKNAEQRGDLMIKEAQFKADQIIGEARARLMDLQRQIADLKNMRTGYLAKFRSLLDSHLEILQYQEMDSGVRIQTNIFAGSKKEEAPPEAKAPEIPSQPGRAMDEQKMADMQRMLSTLMETAKLTIPEVPQAEEPPQVQTETPTPGEEIK
- a CDS encoding purine-nucleoside phosphorylase, with the protein product MSEFKQKIQETADFLKSRTKVVPQIGIILGTGLGGLVKEIEIIDTIPYETIPNFPVSTVESHAGKLIFGKLSGKFVMAMQGRFHFYEGYSLQQVTFPVRVMKALGVRTLIVSNACGGVNPAHRAGDIMLISDHINLMGGHPLIGKNDETLGPRFPDMHNLYDQELLSLAESVALEEKIKVQKGVYLGLTGPTLETGAEYRMIRILGADVVGMSTVPEVIVARHAGLKVLGFSIITDMGFPEAMKPVSIEEVIHVAGTAEVKFVRLVKQTVAKMQ